The sequence TGGGTTTTAATCACTTCTTTTACCTGATCCGCGTGAGCTTTAATTGCCTTCTTGCTAGGTTTGATTAGGGTTTTAAATCCTATGAATTTTCCGTTATTCTTTTTTCCAGAATGGTGTTTACCAACTGCGTATTGTCGGAAGTTCCAACCTAGAAAGTCGAATCCTGGTTTTACCTTTTCGCCATCTACCTCGATTTCTCTCAATGTGTGGCATATACGGGTTTTGGCTGGTTTCAGTTTTAACCCTATGGGTTTTAACCATTCTTCGATAGCAACTTGACACTGTTGAATGATTTCTAATTGTGGACTGATTACCACGAAATCATCGGCATATCTGATGGCTTTGGCTTGTACATTATTCTTTTTAGGGAATTTGTTTTCAATGAGCCTAATCATTCCATCCAGTGCGATGTTTGCGAGTAGAGGACTAATGACTCCTCCTTGTGGAGTGCCTGACTCTGTTGCATTAAATATGCCGTTGTCCATTACCCCAGCTTTTAACCATTGTCTGATTTGTGCTTTTATAGTTGATGGACAATCAATTTTGGACAGTAGGTATTCATGGTTAATCTGGTCAAAACACTTTGAGATGTCAGCATCTAAGATGTAATATTCACCTTTGTTGATGCTTTGGAAGATTCGTGACATGGCATCATGGGCTGAACGTCCGGGTCTAAACCCATAGCTTTCACCCTCGAATCTGGCTTCCCATTGGGGTTCTAATGCCAATTTAACCAAGGCTTGCCTGATTCTATCGTTTATAGTTGGTATACCTAGTGGGCGTTTTTCGACCTTGGGTTTGGGAATCCATTTCCTTCGGAGTGGTTTTGCCTTTTGGTATTTACTCAGATTTTGGGCAAGTTCTAACCGTTGATTGGGTGTAATGGATTTGATTCCATCAACCCCGGCTGTTTTCTTCCCTTGATTATCCTGAGTTACCTTTCTAATCGCTAGAAGTTTGGCATAATATGACTTGACTAGAAGTTTTTGGAGCTTCCGAGCTTTTGCATTTTGTCCCGATAATGATGCCTGGTAAATTCTCTTTTGCAGCTTAAATACTACCCGTTGAACTTTCGCCCAATTGATAGAATTCCATGCTTCCGTAGTCTTGGTTATACTCGTTTTCACCGTTTTAACCGCTAATTGAAACCTTACCTAACAACTAAACCGAACTCTATGGGCATATCTTAAATATTACATTTAAGCATTAGCTTCAGAATCCATCTCTCGCCCTCACAACATCCGCTTTAGATTTGTAGCTACCTGACAGTATTCGACCTCTGTAGGAGTATATAGGTTTTAACGTTCCTTGAAAAATGGTATTATTGCCTTTAGAATCATCCTGTCTGCCGGGGTACTTTTGGGAGTCTTAGTAAGTGAAAAATTAAATTCCTTACCTTTTATAGAAGTGTATACAAACTTCTATCTTTTCCCCTTGTTCTTTTGAACGCAGTGTAATCAAGTCATTTCACTACTTAATTATTACGACAGTTCAAGCTGGATGTTTACTTTCGTTATTCTTGGACAATTGGCTAGGGAACTTGCTTAGATATTTGACTTATATCCGATTTCCCGTTATTCCCAGCTTCAGTGTTTTGATAATCAGTCTGACACTGTGGGAATTGCCTTACCCCTTTGGCATAGAATACTCTACCTGTTAGGCTTCGGTAATCCGTACCATTGACTCCGGGGTTGACCTTCCTCTAAGGTCACATTTTCAAAGTTAAGACAGGCTGGATTCGATTTATTGTTGGATTGATATCCCTTAACCAATTGTCTAAACCTATCTCCCTGTTTACGTTTCGGGTGTTATTCCTTGACTTTGACAGGAACGTTTCGCACTAATTCTATAATAATACTACTTTTTGTTGGAGTAACCGTTGGACTCGGTTTTGAAACGCGGGTTTGCCAAAACTGGCTAAACTTTGCTGACGTAACCAAGGCCCATTGCAGCGTTGATCTTCACCCTTCAGCAGTTCAATACAAGCTTGAGCAACGGCATCTACATCCCGATGAGGCACTTGCCAGCCTAATTTACCATCCTGTAACGGATCAGCCGAACCATCCCTATCCCCAGCAATAACGGGTTTTTCACAGGCCATTGCCTCTAAATAAACAATTCCAAACCCTTCTTGAGACGGCATCACATAACCCTCACAGACGCGGTAATGCTCGACTAATTCTTCCGTGGGAACAAACCCCGCAAACACAACGCGATCGCTTACCCCTAAATCTTGAGCTAACTGTTGGAGTCTGGGTTGGTCATCCCCTCGACCAATGACTAAATATTTAACATCGGGAAACACTTGAGCAATTTGGGATAAGGCGCGAATGGTGACATCCACTCCTTTATAGGGATCACCTTTCCACAGTCGGGCGACGGTCATTAACACCCGTGCATCTTGTAACCCATAGCGTTCAATTAAGTGTTGAGGTTTGGGGCCAGGGGTAAAGTGTTCCCCATTGACCATACAAGGTAACATTTCAAACTGCTTAGGATTGAGGTGATTGGCAAGACACGCTTGATCTCGGCTATATCGGCTAATTGTCCAAATTTGATCGGCGTTTTGGAGTGCCTTTTGATACTTCGTTGGTAAAGGTGCCCAAACTTCTTTGCCATAGGTTAAGACGGTGTAGGGAATTCCTAACGGTTGGCAGATGGTTTGTACCAAGTGGGATAAATTAATATGACCACATAACACGCGCTCAGGTCGTTCTTGGAGTAAATCTAGGAGTAAAGCTTTTGCTAATTGCAAGCGTCCCCAGGTGGGAAATTGGGATTTAAAATATTGAAATTTAAACAAACTTGATGGGGTTTCTAAAGGGTTAAAAGATTCAGGAGAATCGCGTAAAATTAAAACCTGACTCTCTGGATTAATAGGTGGCTTTGTCAGTTCATCAAGTTGATAAAAATCTTGATAAGCCGTTAAGATATCTTTAACATAGGATTGAATTCCACCTTCACAAGAAAAAACGGCTAAAAAGCACCACGTTAAACGAGAATGAGTTTGTCCTAGTTTGGGGTGTTTCTGTAATAGCATAGCTGGGTTTCAAAAATAATATTTTTTAGACACAAAATCCGAAATTGCAAGCTAATCTGGTTCAAAATTAACGGTTTTGTACGCTTTGGGCGTAACATCCTATATCAATAAGTTATAGCAACCCCTGTTTCTCTGTATACAAAAAACGATACCTGTGATAGTCCCCAAGATTTAGCCTAACACGCTATCCTAGTAAACTCACAGGTATCCGGTTGAAATAATCGAAATAAAAATCCGTTGGTTTAGAAGCCTAACGTTAAAGACTTGTCGATGGGAAGGGCGGCGCCAATTCCTAACCACAGCGTTACTAACGTTCCAAATAAGAAAACCGCACTAGCTACAGGACGACGGAAGGGGTTTTGGAATTTGTTAACACTTTCAATGAAAGGAACAGCAATTAAGCCCACAGGAATCGAAGACATTAACATGATTCCTAAGAGTTTATTGGGGACTACCCGTAAAATTTGGAAAGTCGGCCAGAGATACCATTCCGGCAGAATTTCTAACGGCGTAGCGAAGGGATTAGAAGGTTCTCCCATCATTGCCGGGTCAAGAACAGACAGGGCAACGATTAAACCGAAAGACCCCAGAATCACCACCGGGAACGTATATAACAAGTCATTGGGCCAAGCAGGTTCACCATAGTAGTTGTGACCCATGCCTTTAGCTAATTTAGCCCGAAGAACTGGATCACTGAGATCCGGCTTTTTTAAGATGGACATGATTAAAAGTGCGCTCCTTTTTTGAGGAATCTAGCAAATCGTTGCTGGTTTTTCATTGTGGCTGCAACGCTCTAAATTCAGTGTAGCAAGGGCTACTCCCAAACCCGAAATTTTAGATTTTGGATTTTAGATTTTGGATTAAAAATCAAAGGAGTAGCTGAAAAACCCAAGCCCTAAGCCGTGCATTTACAGGGGGCCAGAAATGCCTTGCTTCCGAATCATCAGGAAGTGGGCTAACATAAAGACGGCAATCAGCCAAGGCAGCACAAAGGTATGTAAGCTATAGAAACGGCTGAGGGTGCTTTGACCCACGGCAGTACCGCCCCGCATCAGTTCAACAATGGTAGAACCAACAACGGGAATGGCTTCGGGAACCCCAGATACAATTTTCACAGCCCAATAACCGACTTGATCCCAAGGCAGAGAATAGCCTGTCACCCCAAAAGAAACAGTAATCACGGCTAAAATCACACCCGTGATCCACGTTAATTCACGGGGCTTTTTGAAACCGCCGGTCAGATACACGCGGAAAACGTGCAGGATCATCATTAACACCATCATGCTGGCAGACCAGCGATGGATAGACCGAATTAACCAACCAAAGCTTACATCCGTCATAATGTACTGAACGGAATTGAAGGCTTCGGTGACAGTTGGTCTGTAATAGAACGTCATTGCAAATCCAGTGGCAAACTGGATTAAAAAGCAAACTAAAGTAATTCCACCCAAGCAATAGAAGATGTTCACATGAGGGGGGACATACTTACTTGTAATGTCATCCTCAAGGGCTTGGATTTCCAGCCGTTCATCAAACCACTTAAAGGTCTGAGAGTCTTTTATTCCCTTAGAAAACATGAAGCTAGAATTCCTAACAATGAATTGCTTTGACACTCCCACCCCTAAAGAAGGTGAGATTCTTTAAAGATTTCACTTCAAATATCCCTACAAATAGGGTTCTTGGGCGCAATCCTTTTGCTATAAAAGCGGTCTGCTATCCTTATCTTTCAATAAGCTCCTCAAGCGTTTAGGGTTGCTCCCCTGGTTTCGACGAGTCCCGCCGTACCTTATTTTGAGCTTAACAGATAAGATATTTGAAAGTGGCTAAAGCCAGAATGCCTATCCCAACCCTAGAAGGGGTGGGCTTGCAGCACGGTCAAATTCTGTTAGCTATTGTTTTGCTTTCAGGAACCTACGATAATCAGCAAAATATTTGATCATCTGTCCTGTACTTGTTTTATCCCGATGGTGTTGCCACTGATCAGTTCACAAGCTTTGACGAACTCAAGCAAAGTCCGAAACGCAATGGCATGATAGAGATGCGTTTAAGTCTCTAGGATTGACATCCTCCGCCGATGATCGGGGGATGCCTGACTCTGAGAAATTTGGCTAACAATCAACCATCACCCAGAGAAACAGGGGCTTCGGTTTTTATCCGATTGACAGCTTAGACTAAAAGCCCGGTGTGTTCTCCCCTCCGATCAAAAATGTAACATAACTTTAACTCAATTTTCACGAAACTCAGGAATCAACATTTGATGCTGAGAGTCCCTAACGGTCTTGATTTAAAATCAAGTGGTCAAGGTTCCCCAGGGGTTGATCTCGAACCTGAATATTAAAATAGCGATTGAATCACCACCATGCACAAGCGAGTTTTTCAGATAGCCTCTCTCATTATTCTGCAAATAGCCTTAATCTGGAGCACTTGGGTCACTCCGGTTTCGGCGTTGACTGAAGATCAAAAGATTTTTAGCGAAAGTTGGCGAATTATTAATCGCGCTTATATTGATGAGAGCTTCAACCATCAAAATTGGTGGTCTATCCGCGAGAAATGGATGCGACAACCCTTCAAAAACCGGGAGGAGACCTATCAAGCCATTGAGAAGATGTTAGCCACCCTGGATGACCCCTTTACTCGTCTGTTACGACCGGATCAATATCGCAGTCTACAAGTTAATACCTCTGGGGAACTCATGGGCGTGGGGTTACAAATTGCCCTGGATGCAGAAACGGGCGATTTAACGGTAATTTCCCCGTTAGAAGGTTCTCCGGCTGAACAAGCGGGAATTCAACCCCGCGATCGCATTTTGAAAATTGATGGGTTGCCCACTGCTAATTTAACTTTAGATGAATCTGCCGCTCGGATGCGAGGGCCCATCGGTAGCCGGGTGACATTAACGGTATTACGGGAGGGTAACACGGTAGCGGAAGATTTGGTTTTAATTCGCGATCGCATTGCTCTTAACCCAGTCACCGCAGAATTACGGTCTGATTTGGGAGAAACGCCTCTGGGTTATATTCGTTTAAGTCAATTTAGTGCCAATGCAACTGAAGAAGTCGCCCATGCCATTCAATCTTTAGAAAAACAAGGCGCAAAAGCTTATATTTTAGACTTAAGAAATAATCCAGGGGGATTATTACAATCGGGGATAGAAATTGCCCGTCTTTGGTTAGATGAAGGCACGATTGTTTATACTGTAAATCGTCAGGGGGTCTTGGGGAGTTTTGAAGCAGTGGGTTCAGCTTTAACTCATGCTCCTTTAGTGGTTTTAGTCAACCCAGGAACGGCGAGTGCCAGTGAAATTTTAGCCGGAGCTTTACACGATAATCATCGAGGGATTTTAGTGGGAGAAAAAACCTTTGGAAAAGGGTTAATTCAATCTCTATTTGATTTATCCGATGGGTCAGGATTAGCGGTTACGGTTGCCAAGTATGAAACCCCCAATCATACAGATATTAATAAGTTGGGGATTATGCCGGATCGGGTTATTCCAGCAGAATCTTTACTGCTTCGCAGTC comes from Planktothrix sp. FACHB-1365 and encodes:
- a CDS encoding reverse transcriptase domain-containing protein produces the protein MKTSITKTTEAWNSINWAKVQRVVFKLQKRIYQASLSGQNAKARKLQKLLVKSYYAKLLAIRKVTQDNQGKKTAGVDGIKSITPNQRLELAQNLSKYQKAKPLRRKWIPKPKVEKRPLGIPTINDRIRQALVKLALEPQWEARFEGESYGFRPGRSAHDAMSRIFQSINKGEYYILDADISKCFDQINHEYLLSKIDCPSTIKAQIRQWLKAGVMDNGIFNATESGTPQGGVISPLLANIALDGMIRLIENKFPKKNNVQAKAIRYADDFVVISPQLEIIQQCQVAIEEWLKPIGLKLKPAKTRICHTLREIEVDGEKVKPGFDFLGWNFRQYAVGKHHSGKKNNGKFIGFKTLIKPSKKAIKAHADQVKEVIKT
- a CDS encoding glycosyltransferase; the encoded protein is MLLQKHPKLGQTHSRLTWCFLAVFSCEGGIQSYVKDILTAYQDFYQLDELTKPPINPESQVLILRDSPESFNPLETPSSLFKFQYFKSQFPTWGRLQLAKALLLDLLQERPERVLCGHINLSHLVQTICQPLGIPYTVLTYGKEVWAPLPTKYQKALQNADQIWTISRYSRDQACLANHLNPKQFEMLPCMVNGEHFTPGPKPQHLIERYGLQDARVLMTVARLWKGDPYKGVDVTIRALSQIAQVFPDVKYLVIGRGDDQPRLQQLAQDLGVSDRVVFAGFVPTEELVEHYRVCEGYVMPSQEGFGIVYLEAMACEKPVIAGDRDGSADPLQDGKLGWQVPHRDVDAVAQACIELLKGEDQRCNGPWLRQQSLASFGKPAFQNRVQRLLQQKVVLL
- the petD gene encoding cytochrome b6-f complex subunit IV, translated to MSILKKPDLSDPVLRAKLAKGMGHNYYGEPAWPNDLLYTFPVVILGSFGLIVALSVLDPAMMGEPSNPFATPLEILPEWYLWPTFQILRVVPNKLLGIMLMSSIPVGLIAVPFIESVNKFQNPFRRPVASAVFLFGTLVTLWLGIGAALPIDKSLTLGF
- the petB gene encoding cytochrome b6, encoding MFSKGIKDSQTFKWFDERLEIQALEDDITSKYVPPHVNIFYCLGGITLVCFLIQFATGFAMTFYYRPTVTEAFNSVQYIMTDVSFGWLIRSIHRWSASMMVLMMILHVFRVYLTGGFKKPRELTWITGVILAVITVSFGVTGYSLPWDQVGYWAVKIVSGVPEAIPVVGSTIVELMRGGTAVGQSTLSRFYSLHTFVLPWLIAVFMLAHFLMIRKQGISGPL
- the ctpA gene encoding carboxyl-terminal processing protease CtpA, which encodes MHKRVFQIASLIILQIALIWSTWVTPVSALTEDQKIFSESWRIINRAYIDESFNHQNWWSIREKWMRQPFKNREETYQAIEKMLATLDDPFTRLLRPDQYRSLQVNTSGELMGVGLQIALDAETGDLTVISPLEGSPAEQAGIQPRDRILKIDGLPTANLTLDESAARMRGPIGSRVTLTVLREGNTVAEDLVLIRDRIALNPVTAELRSDLGETPLGYIRLSQFSANATEEVAHAIQSLEKQGAKAYILDLRNNPGGLLQSGIEIARLWLDEGTIVYTVNRQGVLGSFEAVGSALTHAPLVVLVNPGTASASEILAGALHDNHRGILVGEKTFGKGLIQSLFDLSDGSGLAVTVAKYETPNHTDINKLGIMPDRVIPAESLLLRSQVATASDQQYQAALELLSSQLMIAKN